The DNA segment AAAAAGCATTGTGCCCAAAGGGTTGTTTATCTGGTGTGCAATACCGCCGGCAAGCACGCCCAAAGACGCCAGTTTGGCAGAGCGCACCAACTGTTGCTCGATTTTTTTCCTTTCCGTAACATCCCTAACAATACCCTGAATGATTCTCCTGCCTCCAATCTCAAAAAGACTTGAAGATACTTCAGCCGGAAACTCTGAGCCGTTTTTCTTTAAAAAAGCGATCTCGAAATTATGGAAGCCTTGAGTGGTAACCTCATGAAAGGCTTTTCTTGAATCCTGATGACTCTTTCTTGGGTGCAAGTCCGCAATCCTGAGACTGAGCATCTCATTCCTCGAATACCCGAAGAGTTCTAGCGCCTTCTGGTTTACATCTAATATTATTCCATCTGAATCGTGAATGAAGATTGCGTCATTCGATCTCTGGAACAACTCGCTGTACTTTTCCTGCGATTCCTTGAGTTTGATTTCAGCTGTCTTTCTTTCAGTGATATCCTCAAAGATCATGTAGCTCTGGGAAGGAACCTCATTCATATTTTCAACAGGATAGGCTCTGGTTTTTATCCACCGTTTTTCTCCGTTGGGTAGTGCAGTCCTGAAGTCGAAATCAATGATGTCGGAATAGCCGTTTCTTCGGAGTTCAATGGCTGTTTCGAGAGTTCTTTTAAGCTCCTCCCTTTCGTCAATTGTCGCCGAATCCAGAAGTCTAAGGGGAACACGTGAATCGTGTGTCACGCCGAAGATGGCTCTCACGGCTTTGTTGTAGTAGACAATCTCATCCTTCTTCCAGTCGTAGAGGGCCAAGCCATGTCTCATGTTTTCGATGAGCAGACGAAACTTCTCTTCGGAGCGTCTGAGCGCATTTTCAGCTTCTTTGCGTTGAAGGACGTTGGCCAGTGTTTCTCCGACTATTTGAAGGAGGTCGACTAGATTCTTTTCCCATTCCTTCTTCTCTTTTACCGAATCAAATCCTACGAAGCCGACTACCTTGTTTTTGATAAGCATGGGAACATTGAGGATGGATTTAATCGACTGTTTTTGCCATTCTTTTTTTTCAGCAAATGCCTCGTCTCCGAGCTTTGAGACGTCATAAAAGCTAACCACCTGGGCTTTTGATATCTTTTCGTAAAACCATGGAAACCTGTTTGTAAAAACGCCCTTGATTCTTTCCTTCTGCGGTTTTATTCCTCTTGCACACCATTCGTGCGTGTTAGTCATGTTTTTGCCGTTTTCACTGAAGAGAAAAACATAGCTTCTGTCGACGTTTGCGAATTCGCCGACGGACTTTAAGGCATAGTCTATACCCTGGTCAATCTCTTCAAGAGACAGATTTATAAAGCTTGTCGAAAGGTTCGCTATCAGCTGCTCGAATTCTATCAGTTTCCTGAGTTCCTCCTCCGCCTGTTTGCGTACGGTGATATCTCGCGATATCACCTGGAAACCCTGGACTATACCATTCTTCTTCATAGGGCTTACCTGAATCTCACCGTAGTGCAGGCTTCCATCTTTTGATACCCAGGGAATCTCTATCGGCGAGAATGACCTTCCCCTTAAAAGCGAATTGAATATTTTAGAGTATCTTGCCGAATCCAGAGGTTGAGAAGAAAAGATATCCAGAAAATGCTTGCCGACGACCTCCTCGCTTGTTTTTTCAACCTGTCGCAGAAGTGCCATATTGCATGAAGAAATAATGCCGTTAAGATTTATTATAGTGATTCCATCGGGAGCAAGTTCAGCAATACTGCGGTATTTTTCCTCTGACTCTTTAAGCTTTTCCTCTGCAGCCTTCTTTTCGGTAATATCCTCACCAGAACTCAATGTCCCCGTAATCGTTCCCTCCGAATCCCTTAAGACCGTGTTGTGCCAGGCTATTATTCGTGTTTCGTTGTTTTTTGTCAGTATCTGATTCTCGAAGTATTCGACAGGCTCAATCTTTCCATCCATCAATTGATTGA comes from the bacterium genome and includes:
- a CDS encoding PAS domain S-box protein, which produces MKEGSKQESSSITTSDSYCITSDIPAGVFRTTIDGKIISVNKALLRLFGYSSPDEFNHKAVYKFHSDSGNRAEIIKKILTEGAISNYETKAKRKDGSTIWISLNVQALKDKDGNIKILEGVVEDVSKRKETEQALREERDRTKRYLDLAGVIMVAIDRSHRVTLINQKGCQILGYGEKDIIGKEWFDNYVPKVDRKKVKDVFNQLMDGKIEPVEYFENQILTKNNETRIIAWHNTVLRDSEGTITGTLSSGEDITEKKAAEEKLKESEEKYRSIAELAPDGITIINLNGIISSCNMALLRQVEKTSEEVVGKHFLDIFSSQPLDSARYSKIFNSLLRGRSFSPIEIPWVSKDGSLHYGEIQVSPMKKNGIVQGFQVISRDITVRKQAEEELRKLIEFEQLIANLSTSFINLSLEEIDQGIDYALKSVGEFANVDRSYVFLFSENGKNMTNTHEWCARGIKPQKERIKGVFTNRFPWFYEKISKAQVVSFYDVSKLGDEAFAEKKEWQKQSIKSILNVPMLIKNKVVGFVGFDSVKEKKEWEKNLVDLLQIVGETLANVLQRKEAENALRRSEEKFRLLIENMRHGLALYDWKKDEIVYYNKAVRAIFGVTHDSRVPLRLLDSATIDEREELKRTLETAIELRRNGYSDIIDFDFRTALPNGEKRWIKTRAYPVENMNEVPSQSYMIFEDITERKTAEIKLKESQEKYSELFQRSNDAIFIHDSDGIILDVNQKALELFGYSRNEMLSLRIADLHPRKSHQDSRKAFHEVTTQGFHNFEIAFLKKNGSEFPAEVSSSLFEIGGRRIIQGIVRDVTERKKIEQQLVRSAKLASLGVLAGGIAHQINNPLGTMLFASSALKNLLEKHDELDEQTREKSLAYLDALEGQIERSRDVVAGLLAFAQTKRSEIQSFDVNLVVHKALDFLVDQMHPEGIELEVLLDPYLPNAWADPVALEEVIINVAQNSFEAMKDSGKLTVVGKSTASGTIRIVLSDTGPGIPEDIREEIFEPLYTTKYSERGSGLGLSISAMLLERFGGRIWLEDTDEKGATFVIEIPSEDGQIRLKERDG